The following coding sequences are from one Phormidium ambiguum IAM M-71 window:
- a CDS encoding glutathione S-transferase family protein, with the protein MSVTRLSFPELETLATYQIDRVNGPTNAQADLRLFGKSESDVRVTLYRDHHAWCPYCQKVWLWLEEKQIPYQIKKVTMFCYGNKEGWYKSLVPSGMLPALELDGRVITESDDILLALERTFGTLGYGLEDDKVLPLRRLERLLFRAWCSWLCSRATSSGDEQRQRDQFKVVVGKVEEVLGSTPGAYFLDQFSTVDVIFTPFLERMNASLFYYKGYSLREENPRLADWFAAMESRETYRGTQSDFHTHAHDLPPQLGGCWSNGEQKTKNNQVQVDSGPWFGLPDVSYPEPETSRAEALQRVLKHRANIIKVNPADDKLFEEALSCALTYMMTGEVCVPPPGSDVALRYLRDRISVPRDMSIYAGKRLREALEATAALVGNGQGTPIPVNHRRDQDPANFGKK; encoded by the coding sequence ATGAGCGTCACTCGATTAAGCTTTCCAGAATTAGAAACCCTGGCAACCTATCAAATCGATAGGGTTAATGGACCAACCAATGCTCAAGCTGATTTGCGTTTATTTGGGAAAAGTGAATCCGATGTGCGAGTGACATTATACCGAGATCATCATGCTTGGTGTCCCTACTGTCAGAAAGTCTGGCTGTGGCTGGAGGAAAAGCAGATTCCTTACCAGATTAAAAAAGTGACAATGTTTTGCTATGGAAACAAAGAAGGTTGGTACAAAAGTTTGGTGCCATCAGGAATGTTACCAGCACTTGAGCTAGACGGTCGGGTGATTACGGAAAGTGATGACATTTTGCTGGCACTGGAACGAACATTTGGTACTTTAGGTTACGGGTTGGAAGATGATAAAGTTCTCCCACTGCGGCGGCTGGAGCGACTTTTATTTAGAGCTTGGTGTTCTTGGCTTTGCTCAAGAGCAACTTCTAGTGGGGACGAGCAACGTCAGCGCGACCAATTTAAAGTAGTGGTAGGAAAGGTTGAGGAAGTTTTAGGTAGCACTCCTGGCGCTTATTTCTTGGATCAATTTAGCACTGTTGATGTAATTTTTACGCCCTTTTTGGAACGAATGAATGCCAGTCTTTTTTATTACAAAGGCTATTCTTTAAGGGAGGAAAACCCGCGTTTGGCAGATTGGTTTGCGGCAATGGAAAGTCGAGAAACTTATCGGGGCACGCAAAGTGATTTTCATACCCATGCTCATGATTTGCCGCCTCAATTGGGCGGTTGTTGGTCAAATGGAGAACAAAAGACGAAAAACAATCAAGTACAAGTGGATAGTGGGCCTTGGTTTGGGTTGCCTGATGTGAGTTACCCTGAACCGGAAACCTCACGGGCAGAAGCATTGCAACGGGTACTCAAGCATCGGGCTAATATTATTAAAGTTAATCCGGCTGACGATAAGTTGTTTGAAGAAGCGTTGAGTTGTGCTTTAACTTATATGATGACCGGGGAGGTGTGCGTGCCGCCGCCTGGTTCGGATGTGGCTTTGAGGTATTTGCGCGATCGCATTAGTGTGCCTAGAGATATGTCTATCTACGCTGGTAAACGGTTGAGAGAAGCGTTGGAGGCAACTGCGGCTTTGGTAGGCAATGGTCAAGGTACTCCAATCCCAGTAAATCATCGACGGGATCAAGACCCAGCTAATTTTGGCAAGAAATAA
- a CDS encoding S8 family serine peptidase yields the protein MESFEPILVNRTITLEFGGGMKLTKSEAFLSAWEQNSLMGNYSKLGGMSSGIAEFLPLIEQFKNSGFELSQTPFSNSEFTATKQLTASDDSQSSDAVFDPLSGDFAETPAAKFLEIDQITNDNRFPIVTNDFPIATDLLTNNNNFSTVTNNLPVLPEIVLPTESLFPPNLTIPPILIPTLKLPDLVVTSLESRGAAFERDGKVILPIEVAVKNEGNASADPFKISLEYTKTGNSTPFVVAFTANDNSNVNPDTGWYPFTRNPLAAGSEVTFTGELIFGDRSLLGQPISLNAIADSTSGDEFIPEYGRVWESNENNNRSTTLNLSLNTSLPTNNLKLSDTIKSAIERASDLNNYDPKELAETRQWVVNFSGNQSPEKLAANLGVKNIQPTGYLPDTYIWEFSDNLTPADVAKQLRSLPGIQFSYPLVGRQQEERFIPDDPLFNNQWHLENTGATGGTIGADAKVTKAWDQVQGNGVTIGIIDDSLQYTHPDLSPQYRADLSYDFNDGDNDPAPGSSFDSHGTPVAGVAAARGNNGIGVSGAAPNASLAGLRLISGPSTDLMEANALTYKKADIDIYSNSWGPIDDGRRLEAPGPLTIAALEDGVTNGRGGLGNIYVWAGGNGKSSNDNANYDGYANSRYTIAVAAIDHNGKQSRYSEPGAPILVSAFSSGAPSAGITTTDLLGANGYNGLSNLDYTNGFGGTSSAAPLVSGVVALMLEANPNLTWRDVQHILVETSRQNDTFDSDWVINGGGHWVNHKYGFGSIDATSAVNAAKNWTTVASEVSTTSGTIATSTAIPDNNSTGTTSTASITDDIKIEWAEVVFDADHTARGDLEVVLISPNGTESILAEQRPDLGDNYDNWVFTSARHWDESSVGNWTLKVTDKATGNTGTWNSWKLNLYGTPNNKDEVTVTPPQIDLVGQSFDVTPEPLNAGNSFQVNYQIQNRGSSSADRFFVDFYLSTDGVINTNDTKLGTAEVTGVAGNSSSAILRQNLRLPDVWGGADFWSAIADGTYHIGMIVDSTNAIVETNENNNRNTGEFRDFDRVQINNTLPVVNIPLPEIFQFRPLHTRGDREFDGNGPDVVSRTNLTSSGSLLNLSTNATFTETKSDWTTFSGSTSRSVNVSTMYPGWRIDSIVSPTSDTLNYRDTNHSLDIFNRGTTGLARRYEFQGDRNGGLFGGADDPWVSIAFNPARIRLRRV from the coding sequence ATGGAAAGTTTTGAGCCAATTTTAGTCAATCGAACCATCACTCTTGAATTTGGTGGTGGAATGAAACTAACAAAAAGCGAAGCTTTTTTAAGCGCTTGGGAACAGAATTCTCTCATGGGAAACTATTCTAAGTTGGGGGGAATGAGTTCAGGAATTGCTGAGTTTCTCCCACTAATTGAACAGTTTAAGAATTCGGGATTTGAATTGAGTCAAACTCCTTTCTCTAATTCAGAATTTACCGCCACTAAGCAACTAACTGCGAGCGATGATAGCCAGAGCAGCGATGCAGTTTTTGACCCTCTGAGCGGTGATTTTGCCGAAACTCCGGCAGCAAAATTTTTAGAAATTGACCAAATCACGAACGATAATAGGTTTCCAATTGTTACTAATGATTTCCCGATCGCAACCGATCTACTGACTAACAATAACAATTTTTCAACTGTTACTAATAACCTGCCAGTATTACCGGAAATTGTTCTGCCCACAGAAAGTTTATTTCCACCCAATTTAACGATTCCGCCAATTTTAATTCCGACTCTGAAACTACCGGATTTAGTCGTTACTTCTTTAGAAAGTAGGGGGGCAGCTTTTGAGCGCGATGGTAAGGTTATCCTACCAATTGAAGTAGCTGTTAAAAATGAAGGAAATGCTTCAGCTGACCCATTCAAAATATCACTAGAATATACCAAAACTGGCAATAGTACACCCTTTGTTGTTGCTTTTACAGCGAACGATAATAGCAATGTTAATCCTGATACAGGATGGTATCCCTTTACTCGTAATCCCTTAGCCGCAGGCAGTGAAGTTACCTTTACTGGAGAACTAATTTTTGGCGATCGTTCTCTTTTAGGTCAGCCAATTTCTTTAAACGCGATCGCAGACAGCACTTCCGGCGATGAATTTATCCCCGAATATGGTCGGGTATGGGAAAGCAACGAAAATAATAATCGCTCCACCACCTTAAATTTATCCCTCAATACCAGCTTGCCAACTAATAACTTGAAGCTGTCAGATACTATTAAATCTGCGATCGAAAGAGCTTCAGATTTAAACAACTACGACCCCAAAGAATTAGCGGAAACTCGTCAGTGGGTGGTTAACTTTTCCGGTAATCAATCCCCAGAAAAATTAGCTGCCAACTTGGGAGTTAAAAATATTCAACCAACCGGATATCTTCCCGATACATATATTTGGGAATTCTCCGATAATTTGACTCCTGCTGATGTTGCAAAACAATTACGATCCTTGCCCGGAATTCAATTTTCTTACCCCTTAGTTGGACGACAACAGGAAGAAAGATTTATTCCCGACGACCCACTTTTTAATAATCAGTGGCACTTGGAAAACACAGGTGCAACAGGTGGTACTATTGGGGCTGATGCCAAAGTTACAAAAGCTTGGGATCAAGTACAGGGAAACGGCGTAACGATCGGGATTATTGATGATAGCTTGCAATATACCCACCCTGATTTAAGCCCTCAATACCGCGCCGATCTGAGTTACGATTTTAACGACGGCGATAACGATCCAGCACCAGGAAGCTCTTTTGACTCTCATGGAACGCCCGTAGCTGGAGTAGCTGCGGCTCGTGGTAATAATGGTATAGGCGTTAGCGGAGCAGCACCCAACGCATCACTAGCGGGATTGCGATTGATTTCAGGGCCAAGTACAGATTTGATGGAAGCGAATGCCCTGACTTACAAGAAAGCAGATATCGACATTTACAGCAACAGTTGGGGACCGATTGATGATGGTCGTCGTTTAGAAGCGCCGGGACCACTGACTATCGCTGCCCTAGAAGATGGAGTTACCAATGGTCGCGGAGGTCTGGGCAATATCTACGTTTGGGCAGGAGGTAACGGGAAGTCTAGCAATGATAATGCTAACTACGATGGTTATGCCAACTCTCGCTATACAATTGCTGTTGCTGCGATCGATCATAATGGCAAACAGTCAAGGTATAGCGAACCTGGAGCCCCAATTTTAGTATCCGCCTTTTCTAGCGGTGCTCCTAGTGCCGGAATTACCACTACCGATCTTCTTGGTGCAAATGGTTACAACGGTCTTTCCAATCTAGACTACACAAACGGCTTTGGTGGCACTTCTTCGGCTGCACCTTTAGTTTCTGGTGTCGTTGCTTTAATGTTAGAAGCCAATCCTAATTTGACTTGGCGTGATGTGCAACACATCTTGGTAGAAACTTCTCGTCAAAACGATACTTTTGATTCAGATTGGGTAATTAATGGTGGTGGACATTGGGTTAATCATAAATATGGTTTTGGTTCGATTGACGCAACATCAGCTGTTAATGCTGCCAAAAATTGGACAACCGTAGCATCAGAAGTTTCTACTACTTCAGGTACGATCGCAACTTCCACCGCCATTCCCGATAACAATTCAACTGGCACAACTTCTACTGCTTCCATAACTGACGACATTAAAATTGAATGGGCAGAAGTCGTTTTTGATGCAGACCACACTGCCAGAGGCGATTTAGAAGTAGTTCTCATTTCACCTAATGGCACAGAATCAATTTTGGCAGAACAACGCCCCGACTTAGGTGACAATTATGACAATTGGGTATTTACTTCTGCCCGCCATTGGGATGAATCTTCAGTCGGAAATTGGACGTTGAAAGTAACAGATAAAGCCACCGGAAATACAGGAACTTGGAATTCTTGGAAGTTAAATCTTTATGGTACGCCTAATAATAAAGATGAGGTAACAGTAACTCCACCTCAAATTGACTTAGTAGGTCAATCTTTTGATGTGACTCCTGAACCTTTGAATGCAGGAAATTCCTTCCAAGTTAATTATCAAATTCAAAACCGAGGGTCTAGTAGTGCGGATCGCTTTTTCGTTGATTTTTACCTATCCACCGATGGCGTAATTAACACTAACGATACAAAATTAGGCACAGCAGAAGTTACTGGAGTTGCCGGAAATAGCAGCAGTGCAATATTGCGACAAAATTTACGTTTACCGGATGTTTGGGGAGGGGCAGACTTTTGGAGTGCGATCGCAGATGGCACTTACCACATTGGTATGATTGTAGACTCCACTAATGCGATCGTTGAAACTAATGAAAACAATAACCGCAATACAGGTGAGTTTAGAGACTTCGATCGTGTACAAATCAACAATACCTTACCTGTGGTAAATATTCCTCTCCCAGAAATCTTCCAATTCCGTCCCCTTCATACACGCGGCGATCGAGAGTTTGATGGTAATGGCCCAGATGTTGTATCCAGAACAAATCTGACATCAAGTGGCTCTTTGTTGAACCTATCAACTAATGCAACTTTTACCGAAACTAAGTCTGATTGGACAACCTTTAGTGGTTCAACTAGCCGCTCTGTAAATGTCAGTACAATGTATCCCGGATGGAGAATTGATTCCATTGTTTCCCCAACTTCTGATACTTTGAATTATCGAGATACAAACCATTCTCTGGATATTTTCAACCGGGGAACGACAGGATTAGCCAGACGTTATGAGTTTCAAGGCGATCGCAATGGTGGACTTTTCGGTGGGGCTGACGATCCTTGGGTGTCGATCGCATTTAATCCTGCCAGAATTAGGTTACGCCGTGTCTAA